The genomic interval TCTGCCATTGATCGAGCAGCAGTCTTACTTCGATGCCCGAATGCGCTTTTGTAATCAGTAAATTAATGATTTCCTGATCATTCAGACTGGACAGCTCGATATAAATGGATTGTTTGGCCTGATTGATTACATTCAAAGTTAGCGGACGGATAGCGGCTCCGTCTAGGTAAAGCGCACCAGCTGGCAAGTTTGATACTGGATTGGACTCATCATCAGCGGAAAACGAGAATATTTTGCTGCATCCGGACATCGTTGGGACAGATATCACGATGATCATCAGGATGATCAGGAAGGGTACTTTTGCTTTGGACAAAATATCAGCCTCTTTACCAATAAATTGAGCTTTGGCAACTCTTCTCTTATTATACATATTTTTAGAGATAAATAACGAAAAAAATAGTTCCAATTGGAAAAATATCTGATTGAAAGGCTATTTGATGAGCGGTTCTCCAGCCAAATAAAAGGTAAATCATGGAAAGAGGAAGAATAACTATCCAGTACCATGTTAACCTGAATCTACAATAATTTTAAGGTTAACAAGGCACTCACTCGTCTTTAAAGAAGATTTTATATTTAGGGGTGTTGATATGGGAAACCGCTTGCGTCTCAAGACAAAAATGCAGATCAATTGGCTGCTTTTCATGGGTGAAGAACAGCAGGCTCTAGAAATCCTGTTTGGAATCTTAAACACAGAAAATATCTCCGATGCCCTGTATCTGGCAGAAGTGAAAACACTGATTAATCATAAGGTTTTCAAGGAAGCTCAGGCCTATTTGGAAGCAGCAATCATCTATAGCGAAGAGCCCGGACAGCTGGCCGAAGTGCATTTTTTACTAGCCCGCTGCTGTCATGGACAGGGCTTTGTCAATGATGCTTTGATTCATCTCGAAAATGCGCTTCAGCTGGAAGCGAACAGTACGTACTGGAATCTGCAGACGGATTGTTATCTCGAACTTGGGGAATGGCAGGAAGCTATTAATTGTCTGGATAAGTCTCTGCGTTCCTCACCTGGAGATGCCGATATCCTTTTTCGACTTGGCAGCATCTATCAGTTCCAGGGGCAGTACAGGGAAGCTTTAAACTGTTTCAGCGGCTGCTGTAAAGTGAAGCCGTATCAGCCGGAATACTGGGAAATGAAAGCTGAGATGCAGCTGAAAATGAATCAGACCGAGGATGCGGTCGAATCTTTCCATAAAGCGATCAAATGCGGGGGGCATTTCAGCCTGATGTCCAGGCTGGCCTACTGCTATGCGCAGACCGGCCAGCAGAGCAAAGCCCGGAAGCTGTTCCAGAAAGTATTAAAACATGACCCGGATGATCTTGATGCCCTATGCAATCTGGCCGGCATTTACCACGAGTTCCAGCAGGACGACCAGGCTTACCGATTACTCAGAAAAGCCTATACGCTCAAGAATAACGACACCTTGCTGCTGAATAATTTAGGCTTTATCTGTTTTCAGCTCGGAAGAACGCGCAAAGCAATTGAGTATTATCAGAATGCCCTGAAAATTGATCCGGAAGATAAAACGGTGCTCTATAATTTAAGTGTCTGCATGACTGAAAAAGGGCTGTGGGACGACGCCAAAATTATCCTGGAACGACTGGTCTCCATGGATAGCAAAAACAGCGCGGCCTGGATCCTGCTTGGAAATACGTATGAAGAAATGTCCAACACGAAGGTGGCAGTCGACTGTTACAATAAATCTTTTGGTTTAACGGTTAAAAAAGCCATTTAAGATCAGACTCCCCAAAGAGGTTTCATTATCATTTATTTTCTGGTACAATTATAGAAACGTTTTTGGGGGGCATTACCATGGCAGACTGGAATCCAGAGGCCTATTTAAAATTTGAGAAAGAAAGATCCAAACCGTCACGTGATTTGGTCAGCCGTATTAAGCTTGAACAGCCTGAAAACATCCTGGATGTGGGCTGCGGTCCGGGTAATAGCACCCGTGTTTTAGCGGAAAGATGGAAGAATGCGGCGATCACAGCCATTGATAATTCACATGCCATGCTTGAAATTGCCAAAGCCACAAATCCGTCAGTGCGTTGGTTATTACGGGATGCGGGACTGGACATTTCCGACCTTGGCCAGTATGACCTCATATTCTCCAATGCGGCCTTCCAATGGATTCCTGATAATGATCTTCTTATCTCCAGACTGTTTGCCATGCTGAAACCCCGCGGCATATTAGCCGTCCAAGTTCCGTTTGTCAATGAAATGCTGATTCATCAGCTGCTTTTAGACCTCGTATCCTCTGCGAAGTGGTCCGGTTATTTTAATCACATCGCGATTTCCTATAAGGTCCATGCTCCTGAATATTATTATGATGTTCTCTGTGATTTAACACCGGAAATCGAATTATGGGAAACCAGGTATTACCATTTGATGAACAGTTATGAGGATATCCTGGATCTGTATCGAAGCACCGGGTTGAGACCCTACTTGGATTGTCTTCATGAAGACGAAAAGCAAAAAGAATTTGAGAATGATCTGATGCTGGAAATTATGAAGTATTATTCCGGCTCGAAAGACGGTAAAATTTTATTTACCTTTGACCGTGTATTCTTTACAGCAACGCGGTGCTTTGATTAGCATTGACGTTAACTTTAATTAGCAGAAAATATTTGTATTGCGCATAATATGAAGAAGATGGCGGGACGCATCGGAACTAAAGTTTTGTTTCGTTACGTCTCCTTATTTTTTATACCGTAATCTGCTGAGTGAGCATAGTCTGATTGGGGAATAACAATTTTGTCCCGTGCTGTCGTTTCTTTACTTATATCCGTAGATTTGTTAAAGTAAATTTAAAGAAAAGGAGGCTTTTTGGCATGAAGTTAGTCAAGGAAAAAGACTTGCCGGGGATCGGGAAAAAGTATCAGCTGGACACCCGGTCTGGAGATAAGCTGGTTGTGATCGTCCATGATGACGGGCGCCGGGAAATGTATCACTATTACCTCGAGGATCCGAATGAATCGATCTCGATGGTAACACTTGATGATGAAGAATCGCGTTGTATTGCCTCTATTCTGGGCGGAATGGCCTATCGCCCCAAAGATCTGGATACTGTTGAGGTAGCCATCGGGGATATGGTACTCGAATGGTACAGGATTGAAACGGGGGCTTATGCGATTGGCAAATCAATCGGTGAGATGCAGGTCCGGAAGCGGACCGGCGGGACGATTATTGCGATGGTGAAAAAAGACCAAAATAAAACGATCAATCCCAATCCTGACATCGTTCTTCAGGAAGGTGCAACGATTGTCATTCTGGGAGAAAAAGAACAGGTGAAAGCTGCTAAGGGACTCCTGTTTCACGGGAGTGTTCATTAATGGAGCATTTGATACTGGAAGTTGGTCTCGCTCTGGCTTTATCGGCCGTGGCGGGGATGATCGCCGGTAAATTGCGGATTTCCATTGTGCCTATTCTGATTATTGCGGGGATGGTTGTTGGACCTCATGCTCCTCATATTGGGGTATTTGATTTCAGGTTTATTCAGTCAGCCGCGCTCATCGACTTCATGGGAAAGATGGGTGTTTTATTTTTACTATTCTCTCTCGGATTAGAATTCTCAATCAAACAGCTGATGGCATCGGGACCGTCGATTCTCCGCAGCGGCCTCATCTATATGCTCATCAACTTTTCTGTTGCGCTGCTGTACCCATTGCTTTTAGGTTGGCCCGTCAAAGAAATCCTGGTTGTAGCAGGGATGATGACAATTTCGTCAAGCGCTATTGTAGCTAAAGTCATCGTAGAGTTAAAACGAGCTGCGAACGATGAGACAGAAATTATCCTAGGGCTGATGATGTTTCAGGATGTGTTTGTGGCAATCTATTTATCCGTTGTCTCTGGTTTGGTTCTTTCCGGTTCGACTTCGACCGTTACAGTCCTGCTTACAGCAGTTGTTGCACTTGGATTTATCGGGGCATTTCTGTTTTTGGGCCATAAGCTCGTTCCGTGGCTGAACCGCCGGCTGGATATTCCTTCGGACGAGACATTTTTACTGGTGACTTTTGCGGCGGTGACGTTGGTTGCGGGGATTTCCGAAACCCTGAATATTGCCGAGGCCATCGGAGCAATGCTACTCGGCCTAGTAATGGCGGAGACGGAGCATCGCGAGCGGATTGAACACATTATTGTTCCTTTTCGTGATTTTTTCGGCGCATTATTCTTCTTCAGTTTCGGTCTAAGCATCGATCCTTTTACGCTGGGTGGCGCTGTTTGGCCGGTCCTTGGCGCAGTACTGCTGACGCTTCTTGGCAATACGATTGCTGGATTTATAGCCGGAAGGAGAGCTCAGCTGTCTCATCGCGCTTCGCTCAGGATTGGCTTAACGATCCTGTCACGTGGTGAATTTTCGATTATACTCGCCACACTGGCCCTATCAGGAGGCTTGCTGGGAGTCCTGCAGCCGTTTTCTGCCTTGTATGTGCTTATTCTCGCCATATTGGGCCCCATACTGACCAAGGAATCCAGTCTGGTGTATAAGTTAATTGGGCCGATCCTTAAATGGCCGGAGCTGCCTGAAAAACGCAGGTTAAAACTTTAAGTAAAATTATGATGATAAATTGTCGAGAGAATTGTGTATCTGCAGAAAATAGTAAAAAAATAATAGTAAAAAATAATTTGGTCAAATCGAAAATAAATGATACAATTCAAGTTGACCTAATTAATAAAATATTCCGCTAATTTACACCATAACAGGAGGCGATCATGATGGCTATAGATCATGCGAAAATAGAACGAGCTGTAAGGGATATTTTAGAAGCAATCGGAGAGGATCCGGAAAGAGAGGGCCTTAAGGATACTCCCAAAAGAGTTGCCAGATTTTATGAGGAAGCTTTTGCCGGACTTCATGAAGATCCGAGTAAAAACCTGTCTGTATTGTTTTCGGAAAACCACGAGGAAATGGTATTGGTCAGAGATATTCCGATTTATTCAATGTGTGAGCATCACCTGCTTCCTTTTGTTGGACAGGCCCACATTGCGTATATACCGAGACACGGCAAGGTGACAGGATTATCGAAGCTGGCCAGAGTTGCCGAAGACTACGCCAGAAGGCCGCAGCTACAGGAAAGATTGACAAGCCAGATTGCGGATACTGTGAATGAAATGCTTAATCCGCGCGGTGTTATTGTCGTCATTGAAGCTGAGCATATGTGCATGACCGTACGCGGAATTAAAAAACCCGGCGCGCAGACCGTTACATCAGCAGTCAGAGGAATGTTTGAAACCAGCGCTGCCACCAGGGCAGAGGCGTTCTCATTAATTATGGGCAGACATTAATCCAATAATAAGCGGCAGAATGATGGAGGCTAGTTTTGCATGAAAATCCTGCTGACAAATGATGATGGTTATTTTGCTGCCGGTCTCAGGACCATGTATGATGTTTTGGCGGCGGACCATCAGCATGAGATCTACGTTGTGGCTCCGGAAGGGCAGCGATCAGCTGTTGGACGGTCTATCACCCTGTTTCAGCCAATCTTCGTGACCCATCATTCCTTGCCAGACAATCATATTGGTGTATCTGTCAACGGCACACCGACAGACTGTGTCAAACTGGCAATACAGGGGGACATTCTTCCTGCCAAGCCGGATTTGATCATATCCGGAATTAATCACGGACCGAATCTCGGTTCGGATGTATTCTACTCAGGTACTGTGGCAGCCGCAATGGAGGGTGCCCTGTTAGGTATACGTTCCATAGCGGTATCACTTGCCAATTATGATTACGAAGACTATATGCCAAGCGCTTTGCTCATCAAACGCTTGATTGATACGAACAGCCCCTTGCTTCAGTATCAGAGCGGCCTCTTGAATATTAATGTGCCGCCCTGCGACAGGGAGGAATGGAAGGGAAAAAGAGTCACCAGACTAGGCAGGTCTGTTTACGACAATGCCTTCGAAAACAGAAAATCTCCTTATGGCAGAGAGTATTATTGGATTACCGGAACGCTCGTTTTTGAAGAAGAACAGGATACCGACCTCAGGGCAATTCAGGAAGGGTATGTTTCGATCACGCCTTTACACTGTGACCTGACCGATTACGAACGGTTAAAGACGATAGAAAATTTGCTATAGGGAGGAGAAATGTATGGGCTTTTGGGTTTTTTTCTTCTATTTTGGTGTGTTTGTTATTATTTTCTGGCTGAGCCGGGAAAAAGGCGGAAAGAATAATCTTAAAAAATTATTTATTATTCCGATCGTTCTTGCTGTCATCATTACGCTGCTGTCTGTGGTAAAAATTTATTTTATTTATAAGATCATACTTATTTTGATTTTTTTGGTCGTAGCTCTGCTTACGTATTGGCAGTGGGGAAGCAAGATCCGAAATTTTTGGCGGTGAAAGTAAAACTGAAGCGTACGCTTGAAGTTGGGACGCTATTTGTTCTTAGGCCAAAACCTTAAAGACCGCCATGTTTTCTTTATTTCTTTCATCGGAATACCTCCTTGAAAAATCAGAATCGCAAAATAGACCATGCTTCCGACAAGAAGAGCGGTAAGACTCGGAAGCAGCGGTGTTTGGCCCGGTACCAGCCATAAGATGCTTTTGAGCACAGCTGTCATAGCAAGCCCGGCCAGGACCGGCTGAAGGATCATGGATTTCAGATCAGCTTGTAGTCCGATGTGCTTGTTTATGGCATAAAGGTTTAAGAAAGCCATCATGGCAAAACCAAATACATAAGTTAAAGCGGTACCCACGAGACCAAATTTCGGAATTCCAGTCAGGTAGAAAAGAAGCGGAATCCGGAATACTGCAGTGATAACCGAATGGGCCAGCGGTAAAAAGGTTTTGCCGAGCCCCTGTAGAATTCCTGTGGTCGTCTGTTGAACATAGGCAAACAGCCCGCCCAAGGCTAATACTTTCAACACTGCAGACACATGGTCACTTTTGAATAGGTGCGTAAGCGGTT from Dehalobacter sp. carries:
- a CDS encoding methyltransferase domain-containing protein: MADWNPEAYLKFEKERSKPSRDLVSRIKLEQPENILDVGCGPGNSTRVLAERWKNAAITAIDNSHAMLEIAKATNPSVRWLLRDAGLDISDLGQYDLIFSNAAFQWIPDNDLLISRLFAMLKPRGILAVQVPFVNEMLIHQLLLDLVSSAKWSGYFNHIAISYKVHAPEYYYDVLCDLTPEIELWETRYYHLMNSYEDILDLYRSTGLRPYLDCLHEDEKQKEFENDLMLEIMKYYSGSKDGKILFTFDRVFFTATRCFD
- a CDS encoding cation:proton antiporter, translated to MEHLILEVGLALALSAVAGMIAGKLRISIVPILIIAGMVVGPHAPHIGVFDFRFIQSAALIDFMGKMGVLFLLFSLGLEFSIKQLMASGPSILRSGLIYMLINFSVALLYPLLLGWPVKEILVVAGMMTISSSAIVAKVIVELKRAANDETEIILGLMMFQDVFVAIYLSVVSGLVLSGSTSTVTVLLTAVVALGFIGAFLFLGHKLVPWLNRRLDIPSDETFLLVTFAAVTLVAGISETLNIAEAIGAMLLGLVMAETEHRERIEHIIVPFRDFFGALFFFSFGLSIDPFTLGGAVWPVLGAVLLTLLGNTIAGFIAGRRAQLSHRASLRIGLTILSRGEFSIILATLALSGGLLGVLQPFSALYVLILAILGPILTKESSLVYKLIGPILKWPELPEKRRLKL
- the surE gene encoding 5'/3'-nucleotidase SurE codes for the protein MKILLTNDDGYFAAGLRTMYDVLAADHQHEIYVVAPEGQRSAVGRSITLFQPIFVTHHSLPDNHIGVSVNGTPTDCVKLAIQGDILPAKPDLIISGINHGPNLGSDVFYSGTVAAAMEGALLGIRSIAVSLANYDYEDYMPSALLIKRLIDTNSPLLQYQSGLLNINVPPCDREEWKGKRVTRLGRSVYDNAFENRKSPYGREYYWITGTLVFEEEQDTDLRAIQEGYVSITPLHCDLTDYERLKTIENLL
- a CDS encoding cation:proton antiporter regulatory subunit; this translates as MKLVKEKDLPGIGKKYQLDTRSGDKLVVIVHDDGRREMYHYYLEDPNESISMVTLDDEESRCIASILGGMAYRPKDLDTVEVAIGDMVLEWYRIETGAYAIGKSIGEMQVRKRTGGTIIAMVKKDQNKTINPNPDIVLQEGATIVILGEKEQVKAAKGLLFHGSVH
- a CDS encoding tetratricopeptide repeat protein, giving the protein MGNRLRLKTKMQINWLLFMGEEQQALEILFGILNTENISDALYLAEVKTLINHKVFKEAQAYLEAAIIYSEEPGQLAEVHFLLARCCHGQGFVNDALIHLENALQLEANSTYWNLQTDCYLELGEWQEAINCLDKSLRSSPGDADILFRLGSIYQFQGQYREALNCFSGCCKVKPYQPEYWEMKAEMQLKMNQTEDAVESFHKAIKCGGHFSLMSRLAYCYAQTGQQSKARKLFQKVLKHDPDDLDALCNLAGIYHEFQQDDQAYRLLRKAYTLKNNDTLLLNNLGFICFQLGRTRKAIEYYQNALKIDPEDKTVLYNLSVCMTEKGLWDDAKIILERLVSMDSKNSAAWILLGNTYEEMSNTKVAVDCYNKSFGLTVKKAI
- the folE gene encoding GTP cyclohydrolase I FolE, with product MMAIDHAKIERAVRDILEAIGEDPEREGLKDTPKRVARFYEEAFAGLHEDPSKNLSVLFSENHEEMVLVRDIPIYSMCEHHLLPFVGQAHIAYIPRHGKVTGLSKLARVAEDYARRPQLQERLTSQIADTVNEMLNPRGVIVVIEAEHMCMTVRGIKKPGAQTVTSAVRGMFETSAATRAEAFSLIMGRH